One segment of Pseudomonas asgharzadehiana DNA contains the following:
- a CDS encoding methionine ABC transporter permease, with protein MDLFLNFFADIDWSEIWLATGDTMTMLFGSLFFTVVLGLPLGVLLFLTSPRQLFEQKGLYAFLSLVVNMLRSLPFIILLIVMLPLTKLITGIYMDEATTLGVAGAIPPLVIGATPFFARLVETALREVDRGIIEATQSMGASTRQIITSALLPEARPGIFAAITVTAITLVSYTAMAGVVGAGGLGDLAIRFGYQRFQDNVMVVTVVMLMILVQILQTVGDKLVVHFSRK; from the coding sequence ATGGACCTGTTCCTGAATTTTTTCGCCGATATCGACTGGTCCGAAATCTGGCTCGCCACCGGCGATACCATGACCATGCTGTTCGGCTCGCTGTTCTTCACGGTCGTGCTGGGCCTGCCCCTGGGCGTGCTGCTGTTCTTGACCAGCCCTCGTCAGCTGTTCGAGCAGAAAGGCTTGTACGCCTTTCTGTCGCTGGTCGTGAACATGCTGCGTTCGCTGCCGTTCATCATCCTGCTGATCGTGATGCTCCCATTAACCAAACTGATCACTGGCATATACATGGACGAGGCCACCACGCTGGGCGTTGCGGGCGCGATTCCGCCGCTCGTTATCGGCGCCACACCATTCTTTGCGCGCCTGGTGGAAACCGCCCTGCGTGAAGTGGACCGCGGCATCATCGAGGCCACTCAGTCGATGGGTGCCAGCACGCGCCAGATCATCACCAGCGCCTTGCTGCCCGAAGCACGCCCCGGCATTTTCGCGGCAATTACCGTGACCGCGATTACACTGGTTTCCTACACGGCGATGGCCGGCGTGGTCGGTGCCGGTGGGCTGGGCGACTTGGCGATCCGTTTCGGTTACCAGCGTTTCCAGGACAATGTAATGGTGGTTACCGTGGTGATGCTGATGATCCTGGTACAAATTCTGCAAACCGTCGGCGACAAGCTGGTGGTGCACTTTTCTCGAAAATAA
- a CDS encoding methionine ABC transporter ATP-binding protein, with amino-acid sequence MIEFQNVHKTYRVAGKDIPALHPTSLRVENGQVFGLIGHSGAGKSTLLRLINRLEEPTGGQITVDGEEVTALDANGLRRFRQQVGMIFQHFNLLASKTVADNVALPLTLAGELSRKDINLRVAELLARVGLSDHAKKYPAQLSGGQKQRVGIARALATKPKILLCDEATSALDPQTTASVLQLLAEINRELKLTIVLITHEMDVIRRVCDQVAVMDAGVIVEQGSVADVFLHPQHPTTKRFVQEAEQVDEGEQRDDFAHVPGRIVRLTFQGDATYAPLLGTVARETGVDYSILAGRIDRIKDIPYGQLTLAVTGGDMEAAFARFTAADVHMEVLR; translated from the coding sequence GTGATCGAGTTTCAAAACGTCCATAAAACCTACCGCGTCGCCGGTAAGGATATTCCCGCCCTGCACCCCACCAGCCTGCGCGTCGAGAACGGCCAGGTGTTTGGCCTGATTGGCCATTCGGGCGCGGGTAAAAGTACCCTGCTGCGCCTGATCAACCGCCTCGAAGAACCGACCGGCGGCCAGATCACGGTCGACGGCGAAGAAGTCACCGCCCTGGACGCCAACGGCCTGCGCCGTTTCCGCCAACAGGTCGGCATGATCTTCCAGCACTTCAACCTGCTGGCATCCAAGACCGTCGCCGACAATGTGGCGTTGCCGCTGACCCTGGCCGGCGAATTGTCGCGCAAGGACATCAACCTGCGCGTGGCTGAACTGCTGGCCCGCGTCGGCCTGTCGGACCACGCCAAAAAGTACCCGGCGCAATTATCCGGCGGCCAGAAGCAGCGCGTCGGCATCGCCCGCGCCCTGGCGACCAAGCCGAAGATTTTGCTGTGCGACGAAGCCACCAGCGCCCTCGACCCGCAGACCACCGCCTCGGTGCTGCAACTGCTGGCCGAGATCAACCGTGAGCTGAAACTGACCATCGTGCTGATCACCCATGAAATGGACGTGATCCGCCGCGTATGCGACCAGGTGGCCGTGATGGACGCCGGCGTGATCGTCGAGCAAGGCTCGGTGGCCGACGTGTTCCTGCACCCGCAGCACCCGACCACCAAACGTTTCGTACAAGAAGCCGAGCAGGTCGACGAAGGCGAACAGCGCGATGACTTCGCCCACGTACCCGGCCGTATCGTGCGCCTGACGTTCCAAGGCGACGCAACCTACGCGCCATTGCTGGGTACCGTCGCCCGCGAAACGGGGGTGGACTACAGCATCCTCGCCGGTCGCATCGACCGCATCAAAGACATCCCCTACGGGCAACTGACCCTGGCCGTCACCGGCGGTGACATGGAAGCGGCGTTTGCCCGCTTCACCGCCGCAGACGTTCACATGGAGGTGCTGCGCTAA
- the katE gene encoding catalase HPII, with protein sequence MSTKKPVAPPKSELAGTDTLDRGNTNAKLQALDEFRSDATGQALRTNQGVKISDNQNSLKVGARGPSLLEDFIMREKITHFDHERIPERIVHARGTGAHGYFQSYEDHSALTKAGFLRTPEHKTPVFVRFSTVQGPRGSGDTVRDVRGFAVKFFTDEGNFDLVGNNMPVFFIQDAIKFPDFVHAVKPEPHNEIPTGGSAHDTFWDFVSLQPESAHMVIWAMSDRAIPKSLRAMQGFGVHTFRLINTEGKSSFVKFHWRPKVGTCSLVWDEAQKLAGKDTDYHRRDLWESIEMGDYPEWELGVQVVAEEDEHKFDFDLLDPTKIIPEELVPITPLGKMVLNRNPDNFFAEVEQVAFCPGHIVPGIDFTNDPLLQGRLFSYTDTQISRLGGPNFHEIPINRPVAPFHNGQRDAQHRTVIDKGRAAYEPNSIDGGWPKETPAGPTDGGFESYYERVDANKVRERSESFGDHFSQATLFFNSMSQHEKEHIIAAYSFELGKVEREHIRARQVNEILANIDLELAKRVAQNLGLPTPTKGTVPARESSVKKSPALSQVNLLSGDIKTRKVAILAANGVDGVAIDALKKALEVEGAHAKLLGPTSAPVTTAQGKTLPVDASMEGMPSIAFDAVFIPGGKASVQALSGDGVALHYVLEAYKHLKAIAVASDVKPLLDLLKLEADAGLIVGSDAKAIKAFFAAIAQHRVWDREPKAKAIPA encoded by the coding sequence ATGAGTACCAAGAAGCCAGTCGCCCCGCCGAAGAGTGAACTCGCCGGTACCGACACCCTGGACCGTGGCAACACCAACGCCAAGCTGCAGGCCCTGGATGAGTTCCGTTCCGATGCGACCGGCCAAGCCCTGCGCACTAACCAAGGCGTGAAAATCTCCGATAACCAGAACAGCTTGAAGGTGGGCGCCCGCGGCCCGTCGCTGCTCGAAGATTTCATCATGCGTGAAAAGATCACGCACTTTGACCATGAGCGTATCCCGGAGCGCATCGTGCATGCCCGCGGCACCGGGGCCCACGGCTATTTCCAGAGCTATGAGGACCATTCGGCACTGACCAAGGCCGGGTTCCTGCGCACGCCTGAACATAAGACGCCCGTATTCGTGCGCTTCTCTACCGTGCAGGGGCCGCGCGGCTCCGGTGACACGGTGCGTGACGTGCGCGGTTTTGCGGTGAAGTTCTTCACTGACGAAGGCAACTTCGACTTGGTGGGCAACAATATGCCGGTGTTTTTCATACAGGACGCGATCAAGTTTCCTGACTTTGTGCACGCGGTAAAACCTGAACCACACAACGAGATTCCTACCGGCGGCTCGGCCCATGACACGTTCTGGGATTTCGTCTCGCTGCAGCCGGAATCGGCGCACATGGTGATCTGGGCGATGTCTGACCGGGCGATTCCAAAAAGCCTGCGCGCCATGCAGGGTTTTGGCGTGCATACCTTTCGCCTGATCAACACCGAAGGCAAATCCAGCTTCGTGAAATTTCACTGGCGACCCAAGGTAGGCACCTGCTCTCTGGTGTGGGACGAAGCGCAAAAGCTCGCGGGTAAAGACACCGACTACCATCGCCGGGATCTGTGGGAATCGATTGAAATGGGCGATTACCCCGAGTGGGAATTGGGTGTTCAGGTCGTTGCAGAAGAAGATGAGCATAAGTTCGACTTCGACTTGCTGGACCCCACCAAGATCATTCCTGAAGAACTGGTGCCCATTACCCCGCTGGGCAAGATGGTGCTCAACCGCAACCCGGACAACTTTTTCGCCGAAGTCGAGCAGGTTGCGTTCTGCCCCGGGCATATCGTGCCCGGTATCGACTTCACCAATGACCCTTTGCTGCAGGGCCGTCTGTTTTCCTACACCGATACGCAGATCAGCCGACTCGGTGGGCCGAACTTCCATGAGATCCCGATCAACCGCCCGGTCGCGCCGTTCCATAATGGCCAGCGTGATGCGCAGCACCGTACGGTGATCGACAAGGGCCGTGCGGCTTACGAGCCCAACTCCATCGACGGCGGCTGGCCCAAGGAAACGCCGGCAGGGCCGACGGATGGCGGCTTCGAAAGCTATTACGAGCGCGTCGACGCCAACAAGGTGCGTGAGCGCAGTGAGTCGTTCGGTGATCACTTCTCTCAGGCCACCTTGTTTTTCAACAGCATGAGCCAGCATGAGAAAGAGCACATCATTGCCGCCTACAGCTTCGAGCTTGGCAAGGTGGAGCGCGAGCATATCCGTGCCCGTCAGGTGAATGAGATCCTGGCCAATATTGACTTGGAGCTGGCCAAGCGCGTGGCGCAGAACCTGGGCCTGCCGACACCGACCAAGGGCACGGTGCCAGCGCGTGAGTCATCGGTGAAAAAATCACCAGCCTTGAGCCAGGTCAACCTGCTGTCGGGCGATATCAAGACACGCAAAGTGGCGATTCTGGCTGCCAATGGCGTGGACGGCGTGGCGATTGATGCGCTGAAAAAGGCGCTGGAGGTCGAGGGGGCGCATGCCAAGTTGCTGGGGCCGACCTCGGCACCCGTGACCACGGCGCAAGGCAAGACGCTGCCGGTGGATGCGTCGATGGAAGGCATGCCGTCCATTGCGTTTGACGCGGTGTTTATCCCGGGCGGTAAGGCGTCGGTGCAAGCGTTGAGCGGTGATGGTGTGGCGCTGCACTATGTGCTGGAAGCGTACAAGCACCTGAAGGCGATTGCCGTGGCCAGTGACGTGAAGCCATTGCTGGATCTGCTGAAACTGGAGGCGGATGCGGGGCTGATCGTTGGCTCGGATGCGAAAGCAATCAAGGCATTTTTTGCCGCGATTGCACAGCATCGGGTTTGGGATCGTGAGCCGAAGGCTAAAGCGATTCCGGCGTAA
- a CDS encoding PA5502 family lipoprotein: protein MKLFTSRYLLLAAFSLLLGACQSTPPVAPEATDPRAAAIAQLEQNLASSELATAEDQLAALQAQSPNDPTLEPYQRQLAEAYLQRSQIVLQKGDVNAAATALSRARALMPKAPALTGGVNSAITHARKVELDKAEEALKAAEAKPAAKVIDPAAPSTTVALNLTDIEELRHQLDAIATDVVNYQCDVSIQAPRTEDYPWLATLLTKRVKKIDSGYDLKIHRQILKKIPAQIVLIPRKAD, encoded by the coding sequence ATGAAGCTGTTCACCTCCCGTTATCTGCTCCTTGCCGCATTTTCCCTGCTGCTGGGCGCCTGTCAAAGCACACCGCCCGTCGCCCCCGAGGCCACGGACCCGCGTGCTGCGGCCATCGCACAGCTGGAGCAAAACCTGGCCAGCAGCGAGCTGGCCACCGCCGAAGACCAGCTTGCGGCACTGCAGGCCCAGTCGCCTAACGACCCCACGCTGGAGCCTTACCAACGTCAATTGGCCGAAGCCTACCTGCAGCGCAGTCAGATCGTGCTGCAAAAGGGCGACGTCAACGCCGCCGCCACCGCCCTGAGCCGCGCCCGCGCGCTGATGCCCAAGGCTCCGGCGCTGACCGGCGGCGTCAACAGCGCCATCACGCACGCCCGCAAGGTCGAGCTGGACAAAGCCGAGGAGGCCCTCAAAGCCGCCGAAGCCAAGCCGGCCGCCAAAGTCATCGACCCGGCGGCGCCCAGCACCACTGTGGCGTTGAACCTCACCGATATTGAAGAACTTCGCCATCAACTGGATGCAATCGCCACCGATGTGGTGAATTACCAGTGCGACGTGAGCATCCAGGCGCCACGCACCGAGGATTACCCCTGGCTGGCCACGCTGCTGACCAAGCGGGTGAAGAAGATTGATTCAGGGTACGACCTGAAGATTCACCGGCAGATCCTCAAGAAGATCCCGGCGCAGATCGTGCTGATCCCGCGCAAGGCGGACTAA
- the znuB gene encoding zinc ABC transporter permease subunit ZnuB produces the protein MADFLLYALLAGLALALVAGPLGSFVVWRRMAYFGDTLSHAALLGVAMGFLLDVSPTIAVTVGCLLLAVLLVTLQQRQPLASDTLLGILAPSTLSLGLVVLSFMHEVRIDLMAYLFGDLLAISPTDLAWILGGSAAVLVLLVALWRPLLAITVHEELAKVEGLPVSALRMALMLLIAVVIAVAMKIVGVLLITSLLIIPAAAAQRHARSPEQMAIGASLLGMLAVCGGLALSWFKDTPAGPSIVVTAAALFLLSFVLPRRGV, from the coding sequence ATGGCTGATTTTCTGCTCTACGCCCTGCTGGCAGGCTTGGCTTTGGCACTGGTCGCGGGCCCGCTGGGCTCGTTCGTGGTCTGGCGGCGCATGGCGTACTTTGGCGATACGTTATCCCATGCGGCGCTGCTCGGCGTGGCCATGGGCTTTTTGCTGGACGTGAGCCCAACCATCGCCGTGACCGTGGGCTGCCTGCTGCTGGCGGTGCTGCTGGTGACCCTGCAACAACGCCAGCCGCTGGCCTCGGACACACTGCTGGGCATTCTGGCGCCGAGCACCTTGTCCCTGGGCCTGGTGGTGCTGAGCTTTATGCATGAAGTGCGCATCGACCTGATGGCCTACCTGTTCGGCGACCTGCTGGCGATCAGCCCCACCGACCTTGCATGGATCCTCGGCGGCAGCGCCGCTGTACTGGTGCTGCTGGTCGCCTTGTGGCGGCCACTGCTGGCGATCACCGTGCATGAAGAGCTGGCCAAGGTGGAAGGTTTGCCGGTATCGGCCCTGCGCATGGCCCTGATGTTGTTGATCGCCGTGGTGATCGCTGTCGCGATGAAGATTGTCGGCGTATTGTTGATCACATCGCTGTTGATCATTCCCGCCGCCGCCGCCCAGCGTCACGCCCGCTCACCGGAGCAGATGGCAATCGGCGCCAGCCTGCTGGGAATGCTGGCGGTATGTGGGGGCCTGGCGTTGTCGTGGTTCAAGGACACGCCGGCCGGGCCATCGATTGTGGTCACGGCCGCCGCCCTGTTTCTGCTGAGTTTTGTCCTGCCCCGTCGAGGGGTGTAG
- the znuC gene encoding zinc ABC transporter ATP-binding protein ZnuC produces the protein MSNALIRLEQVGVTFAGQNVLDNIALSVEPGQIVTLIGPNGAGKTTLVRAVLGLLKPDTGSVWRKPRLRVGYMPQKLHVDPTLPLSVLRFLRLVPGVDRARAQAALKEVGAEQVIDSPVQSISGGEMQRVLLARALLREPQLLVLDEPVQGVDVAGQAELYSLITRLRDRHGCGVLMVSHDLHLVMSTTDQVVCLNRHVCCSGHPEQVSGDPAFVELFGKNAQSLAIYHHHHDHAHDLHGAVVDDPTAPHTHVHGDGCKHG, from the coding sequence ATGAGCAATGCGTTAATCCGCCTGGAGCAGGTTGGCGTCACGTTCGCCGGGCAAAACGTGCTGGATAACATCGCGCTCAGCGTCGAGCCGGGGCAGATCGTGACCTTGATCGGCCCCAATGGCGCCGGCAAGACCACCCTGGTGCGTGCCGTGCTCGGCCTGCTCAAGCCCGACACCGGCAGCGTGTGGCGCAAGCCCAGGCTGCGCGTCGGTTATATGCCGCAAAAGCTGCACGTCGACCCGACCCTGCCGCTGTCCGTGCTGCGCTTCCTGCGGCTGGTGCCGGGCGTGGACCGCGCCCGTGCGCAGGCGGCGCTCAAGGAAGTCGGCGCCGAGCAGGTGATCGACAGCCCGGTGCAAAGCATCTCCGGCGGTGAAATGCAGCGCGTGCTGCTGGCCCGCGCCTTGTTGCGCGAGCCGCAACTGCTGGTGCTCGATGAGCCCGTGCAAGGCGTCGATGTCGCCGGCCAGGCCGAGCTGTACAGCCTGATCACCCGCCTGCGCGACCGTCATGGCTGCGGCGTGCTGATGGTCTCCCACGATTTGCACCTGGTCATGAGCACCACCGATCAGGTGGTGTGCCTTAATCGCCATGTGTGCTGTTCCGGTCACCCGGAACAGGTCAGCGGCGACCCGGCATTCGTCGAGCTGTTCGGCAAGAACGCCCAGAGCCTGGCGATTTATCACCACCATCACGACCACGCTCACGACCTGCATGGCGCCGTGGTTGACGATCCGACCGCACCTCACACCCACGTTCATGGAGATGGCTGCAAGCATGGCTGA
- the zur gene encoding zinc uptake transcriptional repressor Zur, whose protein sequence is MPKTPLASRPHDHSHCVHTALSEADTLCAQKGLRLTALRRRVLELVWQSHKPLGAYDILGVLSEQDGRRAAPPTVYRALDFLLENGLVHRIASLNAFVGCNHPEHAHQGQFLICRECHAAIELEQKSISDAIIKSSADVGFKVEGQTVEVVGLCSGCQGA, encoded by the coding sequence ATGCCTAAAACACCGCTTGCCAGCCGTCCCCATGACCACTCTCACTGCGTGCATACCGCGCTGTCGGAAGCCGACACCCTGTGCGCACAGAAAGGTCTGCGCCTGACCGCTTTGCGTCGCCGCGTGCTGGAACTGGTGTGGCAGAGCCACAAGCCGCTGGGCGCCTACGACATTCTAGGTGTCCTCAGCGAGCAGGACGGTCGCCGCGCCGCGCCACCCACCGTGTACCGAGCGCTGGATTTCCTGCTCGAAAACGGCCTGGTGCACCGCATCGCCTCGCTCAACGCCTTTGTTGGCTGCAACCACCCGGAACATGCGCACCAGGGCCAGTTCCTGATCTGCCGCGAGTGCCATGCGGCCATCGAACTTGAACAAAAAAGCATCAGCGACGCCATTATCAAGAGCTCTGCCGACGTGGGCTTCAAGGTCGAAGGGCAGACCGTCGAGGTGGTCGGCCTGTGCTCGGGTTGCCAGGGGGCTTGA
- a CDS encoding zinc ABC transporter substrate-binding protein, with protein MVIVSRLFPVFVVFVTSLFFAGLAQAEVKVLTSIKPLQLIAAAVQDGVSVPEVLLPPGASPHNFALRPSDVRRVQSVELLYWIGPDMETFLPRVLKGRTAPTVAVQDLPGMKLRRFGEDSHSHADEADEHDHDHRPGSVDAHLWLSTVNARVIAARMAADLSAADPANAERYQSNAKAFAGRLDALDARLKKRLASVDGKPYFVFHEAFDYFEDAYGLKHAGVFSVAAEVQPGAQHVAAMRTRLQEVGKTCVFSEPPLRPRLAETLVAGLPVKLAELDALGGYTPATAQGYEQVLDKLGSDLAGCLEAL; from the coding sequence GTGGTCATCGTGTCCCGACTTTTTCCCGTTTTTGTCGTTTTTGTCACCAGTTTGTTCTTCGCAGGCCTGGCGCAGGCCGAGGTCAAGGTGCTCACCAGCATCAAGCCACTGCAACTGATTGCCGCCGCGGTGCAGGACGGTGTGTCGGTGCCGGAGGTGTTGTTGCCACCGGGTGCGTCGCCGCATAACTTCGCCTTGCGCCCATCCGACGTACGGCGCGTGCAGTCGGTGGAGCTGTTGTACTGGATCGGGCCGGACATGGAGACTTTCCTGCCTCGCGTACTGAAAGGTCGTACAGCACCGACGGTTGCGGTGCAGGACCTGCCGGGTATGAAACTGCGCCGTTTCGGCGAAGATAGCCATTCTCACGCTGACGAAGCCGACGAACATGACCATGATCACCGTCCAGGCAGCGTCGATGCCCATTTGTGGTTGTCCACGGTGAATGCGCGGGTGATCGCGGCGCGCATGGCGGCGGACCTCAGCGCGGCTGACCCGGCGAATGCCGAGCGCTATCAGAGCAATGCGAAGGCCTTTGCCGGGCGCCTGGATGCGTTGGATGCGCGGCTGAAGAAGCGTCTGGCTAGCGTTGATGGCAAACCCTACTTTGTATTCCACGAAGCCTTTGACTATTTCGAAGACGCTTACGGCTTGAAGCACGCCGGTGTCTTCAGTGTCGCCGCCGAAGTACAACCGGGCGCCCAGCATGTGGCGGCGATGCGTACGCGGTTGCAGGAAGTGGGCAAGACTTGTGTGTTCAGTGAGCCGCCGCTGCGCCCGCGTCTGGCCGAGACGCTGGTGGCGGGGTTGCCGGTGAAATTGGCGGAGCTGGATGCGCTGGGCGGTTATACGCCGGCCACTGCTCAGGGCTATGAGCAGGTTCTGGATAAGTTGGGGAGCGACCTGGCTGGGTGCCTGGAGGCGTTGTAA
- a CDS encoding homoserine kinase has translation MSVFTPLARPELETFLAPYGLGRLLDFQGIAAGSENTNFFISLEQGEFVLTLVERGPVAEMPFFIELLDVLHDADLPVPYALRTTDGIALRELKGKPALLQPRLAGKHIKDANAQHCAQVGDLLGHLHLATQGEKVLERKTDRGLDWMLSEGAQLISHLSDAQQRLLRGALEEIEAHKMQILALPRANVHADLFRDNAMFEGTHLTGLIDFYNACSGPMLYDVAIALNDWCSDAEGLIDSQRARALLGAYAGLRPFTAKEAQLWPTMLRVACVRFWLSRLIAAQAFAGQDVLIHDPAEFEHRLAQRQQVTLQLPFAL, from the coding sequence ATGTCTGTGTTCACCCCCCTGGCTCGGCCCGAGCTGGAAACCTTTCTCGCCCCTTACGGGCTCGGCCGTCTGCTCGACTTCCAGGGGATTGCCGCCGGTAGTGAAAACACCAATTTCTTTATCAGCCTGGAACAGGGCGAATTCGTCCTGACCCTGGTTGAGCGCGGCCCCGTGGCAGAAATGCCGTTCTTCATCGAACTGCTTGACGTGCTTCACGACGCCGACCTGCCAGTGCCTTACGCGCTTCGTACCACCGACGGCATCGCTTTGCGCGAACTCAAGGGCAAACCCGCCTTGCTGCAACCACGCCTGGCCGGCAAGCACATCAAGGACGCCAACGCCCAACATTGCGCCCAGGTCGGCGACCTGCTCGGCCACCTGCACCTGGCGACTCAAGGCGAGAAGGTACTGGAACGCAAGACCGACCGCGGGCTGGATTGGATGCTCAGCGAAGGTGCGCAGCTTATTTCGCACCTGAGCGATGCACAGCAGCGCCTGTTGCGAGGCGCGCTGGAAGAGATCGAGGCGCACAAAATGCAGATCCTCGCCCTGCCACGCGCCAACGTGCATGCCGACCTGTTTCGTGACAACGCGATGTTCGAAGGCACGCACCTGACGGGCTTGATCGATTTCTACAACGCCTGCTCGGGCCCGATGCTATACGACGTGGCCATCGCCTTGAATGACTGGTGTTCGGACGCCGAAGGCTTGATCGACAGTCAGCGCGCCCGTGCCTTGCTGGGGGCTTATGCCGGGCTGCGGCCGTTTACGGCGAAAGAAGCGCAGTTGTGGCCGACTATGCTGCGCGTTGCGTGCGTGCGCTTCTGGCTGTCCCGCCTGATCGCAGCCCAAGCGTTTGCCGGGCAGGATGTGTTGATTCACGACCCGGCGGAGTTCGAACACCGCTTGGCGCAACGCCAGCAGGTCACGCTCCAGCTGCCGTTCGCGCTCTAA
- a CDS encoding DUF2782 domain-containing protein produces the protein MRTFNRLLLTGLIALAPMAAMAADDAPSGDPEVTIRTEGDKTIQEYRQNGFLYAIKVTPKGAPPYFLVRADGTDANFIRSDQPDMLIPSWKIFEWK, from the coding sequence ATGCGTACATTCAATCGCCTGCTGTTGACTGGCTTGATTGCACTCGCTCCGATGGCTGCCATGGCGGCAGATGATGCCCCTTCGGGCGATCCGGAAGTTACCATTCGCACGGAAGGCGACAAGACCATCCAGGAATACCGCCAAAACGGCTTCTTGTATGCCATCAAGGTCACTCCGAAGGGGGCTCCACCGTACTTTCTGGTACGCGCGGACGGCACCGATGCAAACTTCATCCGCTCTGACCAGCCGGATATGCTGATCCCGTCATGGAAGATTTTCGAATGGAAATGA